In the Ricinus communis isolate WT05 ecotype wild-type chromosome 3, ASM1957865v1, whole genome shotgun sequence genome, taagaaacatGTCTTGCACTGGACTAACTTGGAGACAAAGAAACTAAAGTATATATTGTTGCCAAATTAGGATTGTTAAAGAGGTTGTGAATGTTGATGTTCAGTCAACATTTCCCAAAACCAGTTGCTAATCTGGTCTTTGTTTGAAGTTAATCAGAAAGCTAGAATGGGTCATCTTCTAAAAGTCAAATGGGACTTTTCCAAAAAGTAAATGCTAAAAAAGTTCATGAAAGAAAAGCTAAACTTAATATACTAATGTTGCTTTAGTTCTGTGTATACAGTGTTAATACAGACAAGGACAATTAAATAATACGTATGTTAATTAGTCAAAACACGATGCTTATATATGCTTGCAAATATTCCACTGATATAACCTTTCTTAATTAAACTCATGCCTTATTCCAGTGGCACTGCATTCACCTTAAGAATGGGTCGAAGGTTTAAATCTGACCAACAAGGCTTATGATGTTCTTCTGAAATACCAAAAAGAATGAATTTGCATTATTTTGGCAAAGCGAAATTAAATTACAGCTCTTTTTCCTCTAAACACAATCAATTTGCCAACCCAAGTGAAGGATCTATATGTATCTCATTAGTTATCTCTCTTAGAttctcaaataattatcacaTGACAATTATGCAATTCTTTAATTAGAAGCtggtttttattatatatgaagtacataaaataattgtgATCATCTAGTTATAGTTAGTACCCACAATATGGAAGaaagtattaattaataataagattaaatagAGTGCATAACTAGCTAGCCGTTCTAATCATAACTAGTTAATTGCTTCTTGATATCAAATTGTATCCTCAAGGGGACCATTTTCTGTTTGGTATTAAGCAAGGATGACACGCTACACTTATAGAAACTTATTTACACAGagcttattatatatataaaactgtATCGATCATTATAATCAAACAAGGCAAAtctttatgtaattattaCTCTTCAGCAAGCAAGTGCTAGCTCTATAGAAAGCATGATCGACCTGATCATGACAGGATGATTTCAGCtggtgaaaaaagaaaacaattttatattatatataaatcaatataacAAATCTCAAAGGGTATGTCCAACTTTCCAACTTAGCTAGCCATGGGGGGATTTAATTGGCCTTGGAGTTTGGTCCCAATCCGCCGCTTAACGACCGTAATCTTTCAAACCCACTTTAGTTTATAGAGTCAAAAGAATGTTAATCATCACCTTCTAATCATGATTGTTTATTCTTAATAACGTAACTTGTGGAAATTTAACTGACGACGACTCGGCTTTGTGCCAAAGGGCGGTCATATTAGGACTTGATTTATAACACTTTCattcatatataaatgatGGGGACTAACTAATTTATATACGTAAATATGCTGACTCAGTTTCTTGCATACTCAAGTAGaataaacattaaatttatagagcTGCCTCCACCAACTTTGCAGATATAGAAGTTAAAAGATGCACACGGAAAGGCCAGGGCAGTATTTAAAATACTATATGTATTAGTTAGCTGGTCATTAATATAGAGTTTATTCAACAAAGTGTTTAGTTCAAGTAGCCAGATTTTCAAGATTGGAATGGATCCTTATTGGCATAGACAGCAACTGCAACTTAATTACAAGCCCTTCTGGACTGACAAGTGCCTTGAGGAATTGACAGATGGAATTTTATACAAGTCCTGACGGTTGAGGTATGTTCATCAACTATGTAGAACTTAAATCAAATCCATTTCTTGCTTGAATGAAACAGTCCTGATGACTAAAGACCAAAAACGAAGATAACAAATGGAAAGGTAGATGAAAAACCTTCTTGCagtatttttgttcttttggtTGTGGTGCAATTAGCTGGCTAGAAACCCTTTTGGATATAAACTAGTATTTTTGAAAGGAAAATTACCATTTGTACTCACACACATGTTAGAGTAGTTGAGTGTACTAACAACTTAAAGTTAGACGCACAATTTCTTCAAGGAATCGGACGGTGACTAAGTCAAAGGtatgataaaaagaaacattgtatattatattaatataaaaattttcttgCAAACGTATTACAATGAGACAAATGGAATTTCTAGGAAACTTGCTTGGCAGAAGCAAGAAAACAAGAATATGGTTTTACATATTCCAATCTCATATACAGTATAATGAGACAACTGAATTTTGGTTTTGTCATCTAAAGAATCTAAATGGCTATAGCcaccaaaaagataaaataaaatgaaatttgcAGATTactgagagagagagagagagagagagagagagagagagagagagagagagagatgttAATTGCTTCCTGTTTTCTTTTGATCCATGAAATCATGTATCCTCTTCAGTGCAACTTCTAGTGTCTGCTCACTCATATTAGCAAAGCACACCCTAAACCATCCTGGTTCAGAGCAACGGCAAGAAGATCCTGGTGAAATATTCAGCTTTACGTCGCGAAGGATAGATTTCCAAAGAGCCAATTCACCTTCTCTTGTTTGGGTTTCCAACAATGGACTTAAATTCATCCAGCAAAACAACCCAGCATTGCCTTTCAAACATTCTATCCCAGCATCTCTCAGTCCTTGAATTATCATTTCATACCTCTTGTTCAACCTTTCTCTATTTATCTTTATGTAATTCTTTGTGAACTCCTTGTTAGACAACATGGAAGCCAAGAGGTGTTGTGTCTGTGAGGAAATCAAGGTGAAACTAGACATCCTTCTTGCAGTAGTAACAACCTTGTCGTTGTAAGAATATATAGTACCAACTCGAAAACCTGGAAGACCAAGATCTTTTGAAAGACTGTAAACAATATGAACTCTTTCTGCATCTTTATATCCTCTAGCTTCCAGAACCTCAGCAATGCTTATGAATTCAGATGATGAGAAGACAGATCCTGAGTAGATTTCATCAGATACGAGATGAATGTTTTTCCGTGTGGCGAAATCAAGAATCTCTTCCAGGACTGATCGTTGGATTGTGGCGCCCAATGGGTTAGAAGGATTGGTTATAAGTACCCCTCTAACTTTGATGTTCTTGGCTTCTGCTTCTTTATATGCAGCTTCCAAGGCTTGAGGAGTAATCTGGAAATTGTTCGAGCTGTCGCAATGAATTGGTACAATTTTTACACCAGTTCTCCACCTCAAATCTCTGTCGAATCTGTAAAACCAATTGAGCATAACGTTAGATGAAGGAAatacatatcaaaaataaagaaagaaagaaaatattggtACATAAAATGACTTTCAAGATTCTTACCCTGGATAGTATGGAGTTGGAACAAGCAAAGCATCACCGGGATCAGCTAGAATGAAGGTCAGTAGCTCATTTGCTGCAGTTGCACCTGCAGTTAGGACTATTCTATCAGAGTCAAATTTTGCTCTTCCGCCTCTAATTTGTTCCATGAAACTTGCCATTGCCTGTGATACAAGCATAGAATCTGTCAGAATCTTCCTTCAAATAATCTTAGTATGTAAAAAACTGCAAGTTATCATGCACTAGAAAATTACCTGTCTGAAAGAGCTTAGTCCATGATAATCCTGAAACAATGCATTCTCTCTGAAGCTAAGTGCTCCTTTTCCCCAACTAGATGCTTCTGAATGTTTTGCCAAGTACTCCTCTAACAAATCAAACGAAACCTGTTCAAGAAATGACAATTAGTTAGTTAAAGTTCTTCTTTCATTCTATCATTTTATGATTGacacataatatatatattgtccAGATGAACTTACTTGATTTTCTGCTAGTCCCATCTGAATAACTCCTGAGGGGTTTTCATATTCGTGGTAAGGATCTTCATCGTATGCTTTCCATCCCGCAAAGTATGGAGAATCCTCGCCATGAGTTTCAGATACTGCAATTTTTGACAGCCCAACTGCAGGTTGCTCAATCTCAATAGCCATAATAACTATATCTTGTTTTGCTTGCACGTAGCAAAAAGAATAGCTTTGTTGTAAATAATAAGAGGGCTCTTACTGTTAAAGAAGTTGTTATTATGTATGCAGAGggcgagagagagagagagagagaaagagagaagagaTGCTTGAGAATTGTTGAATGATACCTATGTGAATGACACTCTTATATAGCAAGTTTCAGAAGGtttgacatttttttttttaaaaagggaCCCACTAGTTTCCTGTTCtctagaattagaaaaatatatatattatcaataattgaTTCTGTAATGTTAGCTGATATCAAAAATCTCACCTTTTAACAGATGCAATTTTTATCTCCATGCCAACTGTTCATTTCTGTCATCTTGCCAAAGCTTTCTTTATCTCAATCTTCATAAGATCCACATCAAATATGGTGGTTGACAGGGGGCGGATGTCATTTCTTTTTGCGCCCCTTTTCATAGTTTCATACTGCAGCCTCTTcgcaagaaaataaataaataattgaagtTGTATATATACTAGTAGCattcttttcatcttttttaaaataaattaaaatttaaatccgttataaaaaagaaatatactctctattataataagttataaattttttaagtcacgccttaaaaagaatattattttatatagtaaaatttatatatataactttaaaaaatatataatgtgatattttttattttactgtaatattattttgtctcactaatcttatttgtataatatgacTACATATTTTACTTATCTTATCTCCAATTTCTAAAATctcacaaataaaattaagtattaagccaaaaaaaaaatttaatactaaattcTCTATTAAGTTCTAATCTCTTCGtagtcataaattttatttggtctAAAATGTACGACTATAGAGAGATTTTACCGTACTCTGAAAatttgcttttaaatgtatcAAGTCGATGTGAGAGAATGTATTCTTAAGATCGCTATAAAGAAAATGGCGAGATACCActattttgaaagaaatacagtaattcatatatatatatatgatagcTTCCCGTATTgctcaaatttcttttctctaatatgctaataacaaaataaggtTCATTTTATTACTTCAAAAGCATCTTGATTATCATGTTTTTCTTGATATAGTTAATTAACGGTGGTTATGCTATCTCAACAAGTCTCCACTTCAATCTAGTATGAGTAATCAACTCTTTAATATATTTCCTTACCGAAACCAATTAAAATCATGCATGAAGGAGATATGCATAGAGCATGCAAAATATTTGAAGAGATCTAGGAGTAGTTAAGTTCTGATGATCTGACAAAGATACCAATTTACACAAGATTAAGATTCTGATTTTGGGAACTAGAATTTGGACAAGATAGAAGGTTTGAGAAGATTTTCCGGGCCCAGTCGAGCAACAGAACTTATGACATCATTAGGCCTTAAGCAGTGTACTTATAAGGGTACTTAACTTCACTAATGGCCTAATTAAGCACTCATTTTGACAACATTCTAGTTAATCATATCTAAAGAAGCTTCTGAGTTCTTTTGCTTTATGAAATGACTGAACATACATGCAGGatgtttaaataattaattagattatgtATATCCAGTGCACATGAAAGTCAAATagcatatatttaatagtttttattgtttgaaaGTTCCACTAAAACATTGTAATTAGGTGAACATTCCATTGTAATTAGATGAACACTAATGACATAAAGGGATTAATATCACTTAAGTACATAGCAGAAAATGCATGCATGTCGAAAGATGCATATCTACATTGTGCCAATTTTTGTTGACCGAATTGCATGCCTTGATGTAAGAGTTAAGATACTTGTAAAGATTGTGTTGTTTATGTAGGTTTTAAACTAACAAACCTAGAGAATAATTTAACAACTatctaatattcatatttataaaaaaaattaaaacccaacaaaacaaataaagaaaaagaaattatattaatataaatatatatgagaaaGAACAGTAGTCGATAAGTAGATGAGAGGAGAATATATGCTTATGCTTATgcttatacatatatatatatatatatatatatatatatatatatatatatatatatatatataaagaatattGATCGACGTGGGGCTCGATAAATATCCATGTGCAAGAAACTCAATAGTTCTCAGATTTTGCAATAAGTAGATAGATTAGATTGCATTTTAATGCAAAATCAAGAACGTGATGAAACTAGCTAGACTGGTTCTTGATATCATGATTATTCGGCCGCTTTTGGTCTGTAACAGACAGACAATTAACAAACCAGTGTTCTTCACCAGACATTTAAGGATTTATTTCTATGTGCAGTTACCGCTGTATTATTTGCTTATTTGCTCTCCTATATACTTCTGGGGAGATTATGGATATTCTATCGATTATCACAAGGTGGGGTATTCTTATAGCATGGAGTAtcttttattatgtaatttacGGCCTATTAGAATTTCAATGAATTAAactgtaaatataaatatataatttcttgaaTTTATAAACGAGTgtgagaatatatatataggaatCATTATTTGAGTGGCAGTGTTTTAGAATCCAAAATCATGAATTGAGATCTTGAGAAGCACCGCTCCCAATTAACAGCCTCGAGGAATAGGCAGTGAGGACCCAACACTGTATAATAaggatttaatttaatattttgatggATGTGAAATCTTTAACTCTAACAAAAAGAGTTGTTTATTTACAGTCAATGGATAACAAAGAGTTAAGTGAGTTGCTATTaagttatattatatattcagTGATGAATTCACGTTTGTAGTGTCAGGATCAATAAGAGACCACCTTCACTTGATATATAATAGTTtataaaacacaaaaataCAGAAACAAAGTCAGTGTTAGGTACTTAAACAAAGCATTAGCATTAGCAAATGTcatcaaaattaaaactaaaactaattaagCTTCCTAAAGTGGATTCCAACTGAGCAGCAGCACATACTGGAAGCACCCAAGAAACTATATCATTACCAAAGGAAAAAGACAGGTCAAAGGGAATTAAATGATTTCTAGACTCGTATAGCTATAGAATTTATACAACTGGACTGTTTTATGAAAcaccaatttctttttttttttcctgcatgatattaattaaagtgATTAGTTTTTGGATTATAGTCATAAgatgtgttttattttaatggtcAAACACCTTAATGTGTCACATCTTCATAGTTAAGAGGCAATGTTTGTCACTTTCATGCTGTGCATTTGGACTACAATCGAAAAGGAAGTGTCTAAAATTGCTTGCCCTTTTGAGGTACGTCATATATAGGGAAGGAAAGAAGATTCTCAAAGTTCATGGTAATAACCGACATACTATAGGCATAATCATGTTATTTTGGCATATTTATCATATCTTAATActatatgtttttcttttttaatagttttctACAAATATGCCTGTGTTTATTAGCCATTACACTTCAGTTtttagaaagaataaaaagaatatcgAGGGTTAGATTATGATTTGGCAAGTAAATTAACCTTCACATGAATAATTAAAgtctaaatttgaaaataataaaattaattaatattttagattctACCAttctgaattaaatattatcaatttgagaataCTACCCACGTATGACATTATATGATcactaaatattataattagcgtttgagatttaaattaatattgcGCGTCGGCATGCATCACGTTTTGAGCCACTCATCAAATAGCCTCAACCTTCCATTCTTTTCTGCACAGTGTTAGTATTTTGCCACAAACTAAATACATGGGAAAAACAAAGTAATTAGTAATTagaatcaattaaaaaattaatttcattaagaaaaaagaaaaaaaaaaagctttttttctaatttcttttgacaatagaaaaaaaagattatttcataaattgaaaataaattacaatatttaaaagaaatgaaattttaaactCGAGATCTCGATCACTAAATGGTTGGTGGttgatttttctaatataatattttgcgAGTAAGATGTTagcttaatttaataaacttaATGGGGAAGAGTTATTgtgtaaaaaaagaaagaagaggtTAAATAAAAGCTTTTGATTCTTGTGATTGTTGGAGAAAtgtgtatgtatatatttagtgTGTTTGTATGCAACCCAATGATGAGGCAGGAATCTTCTTAGAAGATACAATGCCAATGGGGACCTGCCACGTTGGAATCTTTATACCAATCGAGATGATATCATGTTAAAAGGAAGATAACTATAGAATATTGAGTAGGTCAGCTTTTTAACACTAACTTTGGTATTAAGGATCCTATTAATTCACCAAAGTTACATTTCCTtctaatacatattttataggattcttccttttttattttatctattattatcAACGTATTTCAAACACAATATGGAAACATCCTTGAAATGGTTTCTAGAATAAATTGAGTTATATATAGTctataaatgtatatatatgaatttatgtTTCCTTTTGTTCATGTTTTGATTGATTCAACACGTTTTGTGAACCCCATGACGTATTTTAAGATGAAAGTGATACAATACCAAAGTAGCCTTTAATGATCATATCTTTGCAAAAATTCATCAAACAAAATTGTCATAGGTTGGAAATTTCCTGAAGGTTGAGCAATCATACTTATATTTAGTACCCAATCTGTTTTTTGTTTGTGATTCTTAGCGTTCATTATTGCAAACCCATGTAAGGTAATGTTCCCCCACTTTGATTTGACCCCGATCACAAATTCAATCAATGTCATTCAATTTTGTTTCCCTATCATGTTTTTGTACGTCTCAGTGTTTGTGTTTCTCCACCGCCaaccctttttttctttttcaaattaatgataataataataataataataattctccGCTCGTATTTtctattcatattttattttatgtgtatAGCCATTTCGATCGTCCAATCTCATTATtacactaaaataaaataaagtaattgaaacaaattatatattatatagtaattttatttaacaaaaagaCAGTTATAATCTGTTGTACTGTATTACatattttcattctttaaaatgaattttagttttatatctATGTGCCTGTGCCAATAACTTCCTTTAAaatctcctctctctctcatcAATGCATGTGCCCctcttatctttttaattctcttcttaAAATGCACATATGAccttactatatatatatctctctCCTTTTTTCCCTAACAGGTATGgttaataattaactaattaattgtcattctagtttctttaaaAGGATAAACTCCaattctctatttataaagatcTTAGATTTGAATCTCACTTGTTAGAGTGAGTTTtccttttaaataaaaataagcaaACTAAAAATTACAATGTATCCGCATcttaatttatctaatttctttttaattcatcATATATACTATTATGAATGAGAAAATGTTTGAAttcaaatcttttaaaattcttataaatgagAATTCTAACTATACAACGAGTCCCCTTGTGAATTTAAATATACGTCGCACACTCAAATTagtgaaaaattattatttatcttaatGTATACATCACAACTAATAGAAGAATGACGAATATGTATgcgtattttatattttaatattatatataattaatatatttttattatttaaaactaataaatttatatcaattatttatcagTTTGGTGTATAGATGGGAACATATATtggtaagaaaaaaaatttcaaattaatatccatttaaaattgtaaaaatattgaaaaaataaaaacaattctAGCCATTACCGAGATACACATCACAAAACTCCGCATAAATTGATGCGGGTCGTTAGATTGGTGGAGTCCACGCACGGGTCTCACGTCGGACCACATCAATTGGTGCTGAATTTtgtgatatttaattatggtGTATTCTGGCATCACTGGGACTATAAGTAACCTAGCAATTTGGTAATAGCAGGAGGAGGAACCATGCTGCATCCTGATTTCTTTCTTCCCTCAATTCGGGTTACAAATGTTATAATATATCAAACTATATTcctatattataaatattttttatgagttcaactgtttaaatattaaatttattatttttttcttattatttcgATAAAAAATGTACTATATATCtcctaaaaatatattaatacctaattatttaaatttattaatataaaataaaaaaaaaaggaggactattaatttaaaacaccatcaattgcaagctaaaaaaatatgaaacattaataaaaagataagaaaataagagagaaGAGACGGCTGGGTAGGGTCTTTATTTGTCCCAAGCACACGGTTTGCTTTAAATCCTTGTATTGACTCTAAAATCTGATGTTGCCATAGCTGGTAAAGCATCAAAAGTTGCTCCAATCGGTTTGACTAGAGATAATGAATGAACCAAGAACAATGgaccaaaataataattcaggAGAGTACCATTAATATATCTATGGTCCTTATCAAATTTTTGTTCTTCAACTCCTGTGCTCCTCCACCGTCAAATTTCTTCTATTCCAAAAACATTTGTTAATCATTACAAAAACTATATACCGTGTTAGGTCTAAAATCACTTCACATTTTAAATTCAAGTAGCACAAGAACCATGAGAACATGCCAATTGAGTGGACATGACAAGCTAttcagatatatatatatttggaaaaGGAGCTGATGCATATATATGTCAAGATTTTCATACTTGATTACTGATAATTACAATACAATTACTCTGatcactaaattattagcCTAATGATTACATTCTGGAGTTCCATCATATCAAATCACTCTACTTATACATATTTGTCCTAGCTTTATGATATTTTACCTTAAATTTGtgtatcatttttcttaattgcACGTCCCAAATTATGCATCAACCAGTCTTAATCAAGTACTTGCATATATTGCGCCTATAATTGAGAAAATTTATTCTATCATGTAGATTTACATAGTGTGAATTGTCATTCTTTTGTCAagtgatatataattattatcttttttatttgaaaagagAATTTAAGTACCATTGATTATCcgtaattgaaaaaaataatcatcCAATTTGTGATTGAAAGACGCTCAACGTACAAGAAATATTACGACGTTTAAATGTAATTGAATAGTTCATAATTTTTTCCGATGAACTAAATCCATGGtagaattatcaaataactaatacattttaattataaaggCTCTAAGTATATTATGATATAAAAATGGGaagtcttttttttattaaattaaaaggtGAAAAAagtcttaaaatttaaaaaatatgaatacctataaaataaaaacattataaaattagttaacaaattttaaaactaacaataaaaaatgttAGCATAGCACAATTACACAGTTGTGTATGCTTTTGTTTTACTAATTCAAATTCCttaaaaaatctcaatttttctaaaaagaaatttatattgaagaattaattagcaatttttttatttaatattaagttaatctattatttaaatcttaaaataaaatttcatgttATCAATTGCCTAAGACCTTCACTGACGTTAAGCTAGCCGTGTATATGATGACACTCGAAGGAAAACTTTCCGTCTCACATCAAATCCATATCACCCATTTATCTCTCTCTCCTATCAGAAAGcaattagatatatatatacacttcTTCACAATGATTGAAATCATTAGACTATAACTAGATAATTGATTAGCAgtctattattaattaataaaatgtgaTCCAAGAACCTCCACACAAACCTACAGATAAGACTGTCACTATTAAATACATCAATTCAAGattacctttttctttatttgatctTCCACTTTGATTTCGCATCACTTTCTTATTCTGCTTTTTATATATGCAAGTCCAATCCAATTCTATACATGTCAAAAACTATAATTGACACatgtatacatatatgttaaaaatgtaaaaattcAACAGCATGGACTGAGTCTAGgcacaaaaagaagaaagaaaagaaatcaattaacCATCTCTTCCACAGTTGtggaaaattttcaattttccaTCTATCATCATCAATCCATGTCAATAACTATCTTTTCGACTTTTTGTGGAAAATTTTCCATCTCCCATCATCATCGTCAAATCCATGTGACCCATCAATCTCTTTCTTTCCTATCATAagagtaaatatatatatatatgtatccgTATGATTCTTGACTATATGATTGGAATCGTCTGTGTATAAGTAGATAATTATGATTGAAACTATATATAGTAGTAATCGTATAGAAGTAGTAAAAATGTGATCCAAGAACGTCCACATAAGCCTACAGAATCGATTATTAAGTAGATCAATTATACAGTACCTCAAGATTGCATGTTCTTTTAATTTCGTCTTCGGCTTTCATGTTCTACTTTGAATTATAAAGGCCATTCCAGCTCTATGCCAACCGCGCGCTTGCGCTTGGTAGagctatatttatcaatttatatatatatatatatatatatatattatgtcaGCAACATATCAATCACAGGTTACATTGGAACTCTTGAAAAGGGGTAtactttaatttatacatttatattATGATATGCTGCTTGATTTAGCTTTGGAAAAAAGACAACACCTCGTAAATTGATCAAACACATGCCTTGCAGGGTTATACATGATAGAGTAAAGTAGGAAACTCATGGTTTGAGATCTTCAACAGCACATTAATTGGACTCAAGATTTGGATCTTCATACAACAGAAGTTATGGCATGCAGTAACTTGCTATTGCAACTGCAGAAGCTGATTGGAGAATAAGAGCAACATACGCCCACTTGAAGGAAAAATAATTCCTTTCAGTTATATATGTAGTTACTGCAATGTGCCAGTTTTAGTATTGGCTCCCGATAATGATGCGCTGCAGTTTTGAATCCCTTAACTATGTACTTGAAAACCATCTTCTATTGCATCACTCCCCACCCACAGATTTTCtgttgtttctttctttcttttttcatccAATGAGATACATGCACATGTAAACTTGGGTTACTTGCATGCCTTCAGTTTCTATGCCATTAATATATTACACCCCAGCAGCATTATACGTGATTGGTTGAAATGAGGTTCATCAAAGTTTTATATTATCACAGtgttttattcaaataaaaattagctataatgaaactaaattctaacaaattatatagattttttaagtaaatttcatattaataagtCAACACATTTTATTAAAGCAAACTATCCTCTCAATTTAACACTAGAGAGTAACCTTTAGCTTAGCTAGGGCAATTAAAGAGGCAATTATTACTTCAATTTTAAAGCTTCTTCAGGAATTATAGCATTCAATACTAATGGATGACCTAATATAAACATATTTCA is a window encoding:
- the LOC8265090 gene encoding 1-aminocyclopropane-1-carboxylate synthase 7, translating into MAIEIEQPAVGLSKIAVSETHGEDSPYFAGWKAYDEDPYHEYENPSGVIQMGLAENQVSFDLLEEYLAKHSEASSWGKGALSFRENALFQDYHGLSSFRQAMASFMEQIRGGRAKFDSDRIVLTAGATAANELLTFILADPGDALLVPTPYYPGFDRDLRWRTGVKIVPIHCDSSNNFQITPQALEAAYKEAEAKNIKVRGVLITNPSNPLGATIQRSVLEEILDFATRKNIHLVSDEIYSGSVFSSSEFISIAEVLEARGYKDAERVHIVYSLSKDLGLPGFRVGTIYSYNDKVVTTARRMSSFTLISSQTQHLLASMLSNKEFTKNYIKINRERLNKRYEMIIQGLRDAGIECLKGNAGLFCWMNLSPLLETQTREGELALWKSILRDVKLNISPGSSCRCSEPGWFRVCFANMSEQTLEVALKRIHDFMDQKKTGSN